A part of bacterium genomic DNA contains:
- a CDS encoding FAD-dependent oxidoreductase: protein MISGPNQLSPRQSHEVIVVGGGVAGICAAASAARLGARTLLVERYGFLGGMSTAGMVTPFMKFWIETEDGRRQPLVGGLFEELTQRMAAIGGMIENGFSALAFKRVATEMLIEAGVELRLHALMLGAHVEDRTVRSVLLQHNGAPQPHSAAVFIDTSGDGELLLHAGAPWRKGDEQTGLLQAMTMFFRMGGIDLEAAVAHVAAHPEQFFAWSTKEYHHERIVAIAGYYDIIRQARQRGLLPEAVEYFFFTSLPAYGEAAFNTTNILGLDGSSSFDLTAAEIEGRRQVFNIANLLRARAPGFERSYLIETGVQVGVRETRRAVGDYAVTGEDVMGARKFPDRIARGCYGVDVHGQKGEKSRMEHLQPGQYYEIPLGAIIVQDWENLLVAGRCLSATRAGHAALRIQATSAAVGEAAGALAALARPHGGRVRQVAPALLQAHLSKAGNI, encoded by the coding sequence ATGATCTCGGGACCCAATCAGCTTTCCCCGCGCCAAAGCCATGAGGTGATCGTCGTGGGCGGCGGCGTTGCGGGCATTTGTGCCGCTGCCAGCGCCGCCCGCCTGGGCGCACGCACCTTGCTGGTGGAGCGTTACGGCTTTCTCGGCGGCATGTCGACTGCGGGCATGGTCACGCCCTTCATGAAGTTTTGGATCGAAACCGAGGACGGCCGGCGCCAGCCGCTGGTGGGCGGCCTCTTCGAAGAGCTGACGCAGCGCATGGCGGCCATCGGCGGGATGATCGAAAACGGCTTCAGCGCGCTGGCGTTCAAGCGCGTCGCCACCGAGATGCTGATCGAAGCCGGCGTCGAGCTGCGCCTGCATGCGCTCATGCTCGGCGCACACGTGGAGGACCGCACGGTGCGAAGTGTGCTGCTGCAGCACAACGGCGCGCCCCAGCCTCATTCCGCCGCAGTCTTCATCGACACCAGCGGCGACGGCGAACTGCTGCTGCACGCCGGCGCGCCCTGGCGCAAAGGCGATGAGCAAACCGGCCTGCTGCAGGCGATGACCATGTTCTTTCGCATGGGCGGCATCGATCTCGAGGCCGCCGTCGCGCACGTCGCCGCGCACCCGGAACAATTTTTTGCCTGGTCCACCAAGGAATATCATCACGAACGCATTGTTGCCATTGCCGGGTATTATGACATCATTCGGCAGGCCCGGCAGCGGGGATTGCTCCCCGAAGCCGTGGAATACTTCTTTTTCACTTCCCTGCCCGCTTACGGTGAAGCGGCCTTCAACACCACCAACATTCTGGGACTAGACGGTTCCTCCTCTTTCGATCTGACCGCCGCGGAGATCGAGGGCCGCAGGCAGGTGTTCAATATTGCCAACCTGTTGCGCGCACGGGCGCCCGGTTTCGAACGCTCGTACTTGATTGAAACCGGCGTGCAAGTGGGCGTGCGCGAAACCCGGCGCGCGGTGGGCGACTATGCCGTGACCGGCGAGGATGTGATGGGCGCGCGCAAATTCCCCGATCGCATCGCGCGCGGCTGCTACGGCGTGGACGTGCACGGCCAGAAAGGCGAGAAATCGCGCATGGAACATTTGCAGCCGGGGCAATACTACGAAATTCCACTGGGGGCAATTATCGTGCAGGATTGGGAGAATCTGCTGGTAGCCGGCCGCTGCCTGTCGGCGACGCGCGCCGGCCACGCGGCGCTGCGCATTCAAGCGACGTCCGCCGCGGTGGGTGAAGCCGCCGGCGCGCTGGCGGCGCTCGCCCGGCCGCATGGCGGCCGCGTGCGGCAGGTGGCACCGGCGCTGTTGCAGGCCCATCTCAGCAAAGCGGGAAA
- a CDS encoding N-acetylmannosamine-6-phosphate 2-epimerase, with amino-acid sequence MFAALQNGLIVSCQATGDEPLNRPEYLAALARCAEIGGAVAIRTEGLEKIRALKTAVKLPIIGLIKGTFTDGAVLITPDFSDLEEMIAAGADIIALDATDRQRPNGWHGFDFLRAVKQRYRIPILADIATHAEGVTAAELGAEAVATTMSGYTPATAGRQDEEPDYALIASLHRAVSVPVIAEGRIWEAQQAQRALAAGAFAVCVGSAITRPQLITRRFVAAMQKR; translated from the coding sequence ATGTTCGCTGCACTGCAAAACGGTTTGATCGTGTCCTGCCAGGCCACCGGCGACGAGCCGTTGAATCGTCCCGAATATCTTGCGGCACTGGCGCGCTGCGCGGAGATTGGCGGCGCCGTGGCGATTCGCACGGAAGGACTGGAAAAAATCCGCGCCCTCAAAACGGCGGTCAAGCTGCCGATCATTGGCTTGATCAAAGGCACGTTTACGGACGGCGCGGTCTTGATCACGCCGGATTTTTCGGACCTCGAAGAGATGATCGCTGCCGGCGCGGACATCATTGCGCTGGATGCCACCGATCGGCAGCGCCCCAATGGCTGGCATGGCTTCGATTTCCTGCGCGCGGTCAAGCAGCGCTATCGCATCCCGATTCTGGCGGACATCGCAACGCACGCCGAAGGCGTGACAGCGGCGGAACTGGGCGCGGAAGCGGTGGCCACGACCATGTCCGGCTACACGCCCGCCACTGCCGGCCGGCAGGATGAAGAACCGGACTACGCGCTGATTGCTTCATTGCACCGTGCGGTCAGCGTGCCGGTCATCGCCGAGGGCCGCATCTGGGAAGCGCAGCAAGCCCAACGGGCCCTGGCCGCAGGCGCATTTGCCGTGTGTGTCGGCAGCGCGATTACCCGGCCGCAGTTGATCACCCGGCGTTTTGTGGCGGCCATGCAGAAACGGTGA